TAATATAACTCAACTCCACACACTACAAGGTATTTGTAACTTCACATATCACAAGGTATCTGGAACACTATTTTTAATGCTCCATGAGGTAAAATGATATAACCAAGATTTATATATAACTTGGTCACCATGTAGGAAAGGCCAAGCAAAAGCAAGTCAAGTCAGGCAAATTCAAGCCATTCAACACATTCGTTCATAACACAAGAGCTCGTGCTCCTctctttatgggttttttttccatcttctcacattatttcttttcctaaatattatttttctttttagatttgctaactttaatattatttaataaaaatgaatgacttattattattattattattattattattattattatcaaaaatgaattatataaaatatacaatgtagaaatttttaaagataatctAAACTtctattgatttaaaataattgatatagcAAGTTAGGGAGTAAAAAAACTAGAGTACTTGGGAGTAcctttacaaagaaaaagaaaaagaaaaagaaaaagaaaaagaaactgcACGCAAGTCAAAAGAAGATAGGTAGCTGTCTAAAAGAGAATTTTGAAGAGGTGAGCGCAAAGGGAGACGAGACGAGGATCTAATAGGGCCGGTCAACTCACAACATCCTCTCTTGCCCGAACACAAACACCCACAAACGCAACGCGTTTTTAGCCCATTATTACAgtcaaacaacaaaaacaaatcaaaattcaagaaatgcAAATCTAATCCTTAAATAAATACTAATCCAACAACTACAAAGATTTCTCATTtatgccaaaaaaataatttttattagttgATAAAGATGAGCTTGAGTTCTGATGCTTTGACGACTACTCTCTGCAACTCCATTCAAGCTTTGGGTCGTGGCTTTGATGTTACATCTGATATAAGGCTTTTGTATTGCAAAGGAGCTACTGGGTCTAGGTTGGTTCATATTGATGATGAACATACACGAGATCTTGATATCTCTCATGGGGTTGTGCTGCCTAATGTTTCTTTTGATATTGATTGCTCTAAAGAGAATAGAAGCATTGAGAGAATTCCTGTATGCTCCTTTCATGAGGtgatttttcttcctcttcttttcaaTCGTTATCTGGtcattttttcttatgttaGGCTGAGCTTTTTGTGATTTGGTTAGTCCTAAAACTTATGTTCATCGCATGCCACCTTGTTCTTGTTGGGATTTTCATGTCTGGGTTATTTGATTCTATGCCTTGTTGCTCTTGAAgtccaatgttgaaagattatAGCTTTTCTTGTGTTAAATGTTCTTGAACTCAGAAATATGTTGTTCTAATGTTGTTGGCAGGCGCAATTCATATATGCCTAGCTAATCTGGAAAAGTGAGTTAGAATGGACACCCCCCCAGCCCTCTAGCCCATTACTGCATTGATGATTTAATTTCGGATGAGGTTACTGAAAATGCAAATTTAGGAAGTCAGTTAGAGaaaagttttcattttttagttttgtcatAGCAGgcttgataaattaaattagtgtGATGCCTAAAGAATAACATAATTTTGTTCATCTTCGGGAGCCAATCAACTTGAGGTTTTAGATAATTTCTCCGtaatacttattttttcaacttctgGTGGTGTGCATGCAGCGAATTTATTTggctaataataaaatattttcacatTGCTGTGATGTGAAACCAAAAATAAGGATTATTGATGTAACTGCTAAATTCTTAGAGATTGTGGCGTAACTTTTATGCCCAGTATCTTGCCCACCTTTTAACCAAGGGGCATTTACGATTAcgttttttcttagtttatggAGACCTTTTCATTTTTACATTTCTGTAATTTCTGCGATGTTGTGATTTCGAGAAGAAATTCTATCATGCTCATGAAAAGTCCCAGGTCATGTATGAATGTTCTGTTGCAACTGTTTTGATTTATGAAGGTGGTTGTATTCATGGATTTTGATAAACACTTTGTGTTCAAAGCTTGGGCTCAACAAAAGGCATCCTCTGCATACATTTCTTTCCTGGTGAAGGGGCCAAATGGCCCAAGAACTAAACAACTAAGCTATACTTTACGAGCACAAAGATGATGAACTCTTTGATTTGGAATATTGATGGTAGATAAATGCATATGAATATATTGGTGAAGAAGAATAGATTGAaatgctaatattttttctgGTGTGTTGAAGGTGCTTAAATTCTCTCTATCATTACCATTACCATTACTGATTTCCAGTCTGGATCCagattttatcttgttttttcaagCTTTCTGGTCTTTAATCATCTTTGGTGTTCATGGTGAATCATTTCTGcagaaatttatatttattgatcaGTGGTTCTCAGATTCTTTactctatatttatttattccattGATGGACCTTAATGATTTCACTCTTAAGTTGACTATAAATAAAACGTCATAATTTATGGACTGGATCAAATAGcatgtcttttttttgtatagttTTCATCAATATTATGGCTTTTATTGCTGTCCGTGTCCGTGTCCGTGTCCGTGTCCGTGTTCATGGTGAATCATTTCTGCAGAAATGTATATTTATTGATCAGTATGCCCTTTTtaatggggttttttttttttgtcgtcaTTATTATTGTAGTGAAGTTTCTATTTATTGTTGAATTACTAATGTAGTGAAATGTGGAGTTCAAAATAAACGTTTTGCTTGAATTTTCAGATGGCAGGACAATTCAATGAAAAATCAGGTATATCAGGACGAATTCCTCTCGGAAGCTTTAATGGCATGTTCAATTTCACTGGCTCTTGGCAAGTTGATGCAGCTGGAACAAAATCCCTTGCAATGGTTGGGCATTTCATTCCCTTGTATAAAGTTCAGATAGCCAAAGTTAACTTAGTTTTGCTTGAGGAAGTCAAGCGTGCTGTTCCTTCCTCCTGGGATCCTGCATCCTTGGCAAGGTATTTTGTTGTGGCTCTCATTGCTTATAGAAAAGAACTtaacaaaaatttataatataatacatgAGTTTGCTGGTGTGGAAACCTGTCATTCTTTACTTACCTATAATGCCATTAAAGAGCATCATAACTACAAGAAATTCATCTGTTAGAATCCCTTGATCATATCAAATAGTTTGGAAACATCAGCTTTTTGATTGGTACCTGtggttttatttacttttccaGCTTCATTGAAAGCTATGGTACCCATATAGTCACATCTGCAACAATTGGTGGACGGGATGTTGTTTATATCAGGCAGCACCAAGCTTCTCCTTTGTCAGTATCCGATATTGAGAACTATGTGAAAGACATTGCAGATCAAAGGTTTCAAGACTCAACAAGCACATCAATTGCTGCCCCCTTGAAATATAAGGACAAGGTTAGTGTTATGGAATTGCTcccttatttatttaactaaaccATGCCATCAATTGATGGCTTTCATCAGTTCACCCAGTCTTTTCTTGACACAGCCTCTTCTTATTACATTGCACATTCTTGTCTCTTACACTTGCTGTTTCTTTTCCTAAATTACTTTTCTACTCTGAAGTTACTGAAATATTTACAAGTTAAATTCCTTGCTGTAGGACGTAACAGTGATTTTCAGAAGGAGAGGAGGTGATGATCTTGAACAGAGTCATGCCAAATGGGCAGAGACCGTGCAATTGGCACCAGATGTGATTAACATGACATTTACACCTATCGTGTCTCTCCTTGAAAGAGTGCCTGGAATAAAGCATTTGGCCCGGGCAGTTGACTTGTATTTGGAGTGTAAGTTCTAATCCCATACCTGTGTTCTCTTTTGTggtttgaaattcaaatttgattttaatttataatatatttgttttggtcAAGGATTTTTAAACGAAATCTTTGTCGtgatgattaattattatttttttcttttctaaagcaTTTTGCCAATCTTGAGCAAGAAGTTTTTCAATAGCCTGTATGATAAAGAGTTTATTTTGTTGCACTTGCAACAAGGGTGAAAAATTAATGTAGTAAAAGGTTATTAACCTTTTCTTAAAGCTCAATCTTCTGACCAACAAAGTCTTAGAGATGATTTGGGTATGATCTAAGTGAAAATTGGATTGTTGAATTTTGCATATTCCTTGAGTAGATACTCTGAACTATTATCTAACATAAAAGTTACtgatttgaataatttaaaattttagacatTCGTAGTTGTGATCACACCAGCAGTAATGCAATGGATCCCATGATAGCTTTGAAGTGTACAAATGTGCTTAGGCGAGTGTAGAACTAGGATGAGTAATCTTCTAGGAATACTTGTGTTGCATGccaccttttaaaaaaatctcgacATTTCtagttgaaatattttttcttgtgtttttccCTTTATCAGACAAGCCACCTATAGAGGATTTGCAGTATTTCTTGGATTTTCAAATTGCTAAAGGCTGGGCTCCAGAGCAGAATAACCTTCAAAGAAAGGAGCCTGTTTGTCAATCTCTTCAGTTCAGCTTGATGGGTCCCAAGCTGTATATAAGCCCAGATCAGGTATGTTTTCGAAGTATATCTTCTTCACATGGTAATGGAAATTAATGTTGAATTAATAGCATGTGATATTAAGAAAGTCAAGGATAGTAGCTTCCTAAATAGTTtgtaatatgttttcttttgtcATTTTTGCTTCTCATGCTTCATTCAAAACCGCCGTTTTAAAATTACTCGAGTTGTTAATCCTGTGATGACCTCTCATATcttaaaaaagaagggaaagttCCAGCAGCAAACAAATTGTAAATTGTCATCCATAATTAGCTgaactataaaaattacaatttcccCTAATTTGTTTGTGGTGATGGATGTTGGATTGAGGTTTTGAGAACTTAAGCACAACTTAAAGAACAATACTTTTCATAATAGTAAGCCTTGAAGAGAAAGCTTTACCAATAAGAGTGCTACTATTTACACTAGCACCTGACAAGCAAGTGTCGTTGGTGGACTTGCATCTTTCTGAGGTGTATCAAGATCGGATAAAATGAAATGAGTGTAAGTTGTAAATACGTAGAATTCCATTGTGTTTTTCTTCATCTGGCGGAAAATTTCTCTCACTTGATGAAAAATGACTTTCTTCAATAAGATCATCAGGATTGCTACACCACCATCTTGTTTAGTTGCGCCACTTTTAAACAAGACCCaaggaacaaaaaataaattggactTAAAACCTCTCTACAAGTACTAATACTAAACTTTAGATTAGGAGGAGACTTATGAAGGAATACAACTTAAAAACGAAGGATTAGATGAGAAATTAGGtaaaaaagagttgaaattaTGCAGAACATGCATAGAAAAAACCAATCCCAAAACGCTCCTTTTCAATCCCTATTATAAATGATTTTGGAACCAAATTGATCTAGAATTAATTCTGGcaattatctaattaatttttttctattatcagCTTTGATTACTCACCATAAAACCAGAATTAAACATGAACCTTTTGGCTTTAAATCATATGTGTTTTAGATGAAAAAACTGTTCAGATTtgcaaaaaaaaccttatagaAGAAAACTGatcaaatctttttaataatGGGTAGACAAAACAAAGAgctgataaaaattaattctttaatggCCAAAGAATTATAAATCCAAACCCAAGTCTAAAATAGATagacaaaaaataatcttttgtaaccaaaaaatttattttaaaataaacccATTTCTAGGGCCAAGCACGAGTTGAGTCATGCATGTGGGTTTAAGTCCAAAATCCACTTTGCTTATGTCCTTTACTCTCTAAAAGCTTGGGTGCTATCTTGATCCAATTTTAACTTTTCCCATTCCTACTAGGtgtgtgtttagtattgtggtgcaagatgcttttcaaaaatgtttttcaattgaaaatacatcaaaatgatgttttttttcagaattttttttatttttgacatcagcacattataACCATCCCATAACACCTAGAAAAGcatcaatttgatgctttttcaagtaaaaaacaatttgaaaaatactttgaaaaacaagttgtaatgcaaaaacaaacacttacTAAATAAACCACTAAGAAAGTTTGTTTCTTTCCTAAATATGATAAAAGCTTTTAGAAGGTTTTGGATTTCCTCAAAACATgccaattaaaagttttttgagatcaatttctcattcacctacaataatttaaatcatgttaattttccatgttaaagaatttatattggaaattaaattcaaactaagttttaacccaaaaataatAAGTGGACCTcacttttaatttagatttaaatttaatttggtttcaaaTATGCCCATTAACCATGATgttaaacaaaatttcaacatgcACTCTTTTTGACAAACCTTACCAGCGCGAGCATCCatacatgttttcttttctactaAAGTATAAACATTTATGATTCTGCAGGTAACAGTTGGCCGTAAGCCAGTTACTGGTCTAAGACTTAGCCTAGAGGGCATCAAGCAGAACAGACTTTCCATCCATTTGCAGCATCTTGTATCTCTTCCAAAAGTTCTTCAACCCCATTGGGATGCATATGTGGCCATAGGAGCCCCCAAGTGGCAAGGTCCTGAGGAGCAAGACAGCCGCTGGTTTGAGCCTATCAAGTGGAAGAACTTCTCCCATGTAAGCACTGCACCGATAGAGTATGCTGACACTTCCATTGGAGACCTCTCTGGTGTTCACATTGTGACCGGGGCTCAGCTTGGTGTTTGGGATTTTGGTGCCAAAAATGTGTTACACCTTAAACTCctattttcaaaagttccagGTTGTACAATAAGGCGTTCTGTATGGGATCATAGCCCCTCCAACCCTTCTGCCCAGAGAACCAATGGTGCATCCTCATCTGTTCCAAACGAGAAACCCTCCAACGATAAGAAAGAAGATGGCCATGTTGGCAAATTGGCAAAAATTGTCGACATGAGTGAAATGTCAAAGGGGCCACAAGACGTTCCAGGTCATTGGCTGGTAACAGGAGCTAAGCTTGGGGTGGATAAAGGAAAGATTGTTTTGCGTGTCAAGTACTCATTATTgaattattgattgattgttttatattttaggaTTGCCCTTATCACATGTAAGCATAGTTGAATATTCTTTGCACAGGCATCCCAGTTCATTTGTTCTTCTGTACattgtgttcttttttctttgttgttttagcTCCCTTAGTTGACAGTAACCTGATTTAGTGTGAGAGGGGTTCTTTTCTTCTAAATCTTGTTCCCATTTTTGTTTGGTAAAACACGTCTGTTCAGACctataataataaacttgtttttagCTGATATGAAGTTGTTCGTCCATTTTAAGGTCTTCAATACAGCTTTTGAGCGTTCTTAATTtgctttgttatgtttttcGACTGTCTCTTCGTTTTGATAAATCTCCGTCTTGTACCCCTCGCGTAGTCTCAGGTTGCCTTTTCCTTTGTGAACTTGTTTGAAGACGCTAAACAGCTACGATAAATTTGAAAGCAACGGCAAGTTTAATTTTTCGGAGCCTACCTGAAAATCCTTCACCGCCAAAACAAGGCCAGGAGACAGAGAGAATGAAACAGCAGCCACATCaattgtcacgacccgaatcccgggtcTGTGACCGGCAACGCAGGGGCGGTGCCGGTAGGACATCCCGCCCGCGCTAAGCCTCAAAACGaacatatcaaaagaacaatttattcaaaaatacgcagcatttcataatcttcagaaatattatatttttcaaaactgatgaaaccaaaagatagtttaaaactcctcattagtaattaaaacaaaaacaataatccataatactcattacattgtcaaaatccaaacttaattaaaacaaggtaATAGTGGAGCGCCTAAGACATCGAATCAAACAGCTTTGAAAGATAAGCAAGGCATACTAAcccaaaactgaagaagcagAAACACTCAACAAAGTTCACCTACTATCggaaactaagaacctgaaataatattaagaatgagaggtgagttcaaccaacttagtgagggaataataattaatatacattttagatattcttgatattaatagTTCACAAGAtcatttatcttgatatacatatacatatacatactaaacatatcatatacatatcatatacatactaaacatatCATCATAACGTAGTGGAGTACATGTCAGAaatcagatgacacccgaaggtgaccagatgacacccgaaggtgaccactatgggatgatcagtcgccacagactgatgcctctctcaccagctaggtatacagaatactatgtgcacacaggctaactactctccgttagcatggagttactgacaagtcccatatcaaggcataatagatattcacataatcatcaaagaaacgtatatcatatcaaatagaatttactttgacagattgcgagtgcaaattcaagaataaatgagtactcggaaaataagcaacatatataattattcaagaaattaacgagttgtactcattgtataatcaacatacatatttacttatcatatatgcatattaaagattatcccaCTCACCCGGAAATATATAACTAAAAAGAATGTCAGACGAAAGACCCGAAAATCCTATTGAGGAtcgttaggagaacctacaacaatatgaaaatatactcaaaagcaaCTCAAACAAGAGATCCCAATGCATGAAATAAAACCAGGTTTAGTCTCCTAAGTTTATGGACTAAAACGACAATTTTCCAAAACAAGGACCAAaacgtaattttaccaaaattggaCCAATCTGGAAAATACGTAACCATACTGAattttcacccataaaccatccttaATTCTGTCTAGAACAAACTAGGGACCgaactgtaatttttataaagttcagggactaaaatgtaaattcccaaaattgagggaccaaactgaaaatattccaaatcaattatcaaactgagattcatcatccttaacctcataataatactgtccagaatctcaaaatacaattagggatcaaattataattttcccaaagtttagggactaaattgtaatttcacaaattaagggaccaaattgaattttcatcatcttcaacctcaaacccagaatttcaCAGATTACCTACTGTCATCTCCTGATttctaacacaatttcaccattcaaataaaatcataactcaaaatcatcatctttacctCCAATATCTCACaatcaactaattaaccaattacccacaacaatcaaccGATAACAttccaattaattcatcaatcaaacccaaaacacaatattaaaaaccctaacatttatcaaaacagaacttaaagcttaaagaacacacatttatacataatcttacctttaaacttattttctccaactttcttttccttcccttatctttccctcttttctaTTATTCTTcctccccttttcttctcttctcccgtcagtttttcactcttaaaacacatctctctcttctattttcttttctatttatatttatcaattctttgttcaattactacaatacccctTATTCATTTATACTCATTTTTAGCCTTCAAGGACTTTATTGCCTTTTACCTActcatttaatttcaaaacatcacatcaACATCACGAATTCCATAttattttctccatttttttttatctattcaaGTGAAAGCTTAGTTGCCGATTTGTACACTAAAAACATTAACAGTTCTTTGCAAGGAAGCATTTGTTTATCTGGAAATTGCAATAGAAAATGTGGCATTCCGGCCTCATGTGATTTACCAATAAAGGAATCGTGAAGAAAAAACAGCTTAGTAGCCAAAATGCTTTAGCCGGCAATGAAAGCAATTGACAACGAGTGGTTTTGCCTTCACACCTTGACTAAATCTATAGTTTTACAGTCAAAATGCAGGATGATAGAATCAAGGTTTTGTTTGAATTCCGTTTCCGTTATTCTAACATGTCTTGTTTCTAGCAGAGAGAGTTTCCATCATCGCATGAACTTCTGCCTTGCAACAATTAAGGATCATATAAACACTAGCTGCTCAAATTTCGTCACTGACAGGAGACAGACATACATGTGTCCGAAAACTAGAATCTCAAAGAGAATATAAAGAAGTTTATATGCTGGCACCTTTTTGGACGACGCCCGAATTCTTTATGCTTGTAGTTGTTGTAATTGCTTCTCCTGAATGTCTGGACTCAAAGGAAAAGCTCaacttattcttattttatttgttctatATATAAATGTCTCTTGTTTATCACTAtatcttcatttttcttgtgCAGCAGTTTGTAATCGGCaatattaattagaagaaaaggcGGCCACAACTAAACAAACAAGAGTGGGGCACTGCAGCCCCAATAAGAAGTGGTAAAAACTACTTACATTATAAGAAGATGAATTCTAAAGCTTATAGTATATGCATTTATAGCTCTATCGTAGCTTATACCAAGCTGGTCTCTATATTTAGTTACTTGTGTGCACCAGGCAGCAGCAAAACACCCCTGTGAAGCTAGAAAAATATGGTACCTTGTTCTTTGAGTCTTTCTATTCGTGTCATCTCCAGTTCATTTAACAGTCTTGATACTTCACTGCTTACTATTTTTTGCTCTAATGCAGGAGAAACTTGAGTTTGTTGAAGGAAAGGTGGATTGGAAGGGAAGACAGGCTCTAAAGAATAAACATGGAGGATTATGGGCCTCTTTGCTTATACTAGGCATGTATCCAATCttcatactaaaaataatatggatattaaaaaataatataaattatattttaaaaccttatctaataatttaaattttcgaattaagataatttttcaaaatgaaatcaACACACAACAATGAAAAAGCCTTAATCCCAAACATCacctaattaataaatatagatGAAAAGCTCGTTAAATTTAATACTGAAGTCATCACTTAGGTTGTATTATGATATGTGGCTTCTATCATGATAGTTTTAGTTTCACTTGCAGTTATGTTTGCTTTAGAAAGCATGGCAACTATTTCTCTGGCAGTGAACTTCGTGACATACTTCAATGGAGTGATGCACTTCCAAATAGCAGATGCAGCTAATATGGTAACCAACTACATGGGTGTCAGCTACATCCTCAGTATTGTGGCTGCTGTCCTTGCTGACACACTCTTTGGCAGGCACAGAACTGCTGTGATTTCAGGATGTCTCGAGTTGATGGTAAACATTTGTAAACAACCAGTGGATGAAGTTGTTTCTATATAAACATCTGTTTTGACATAAATGATATATATTCATTCAGGGACTATCACTGCTTGCTTTTCAAGCTCACTATGCCAAGCTCAAGCCACCTCCATGCAACATCTTAGATCCAACTGCTCACTGCGAGAAAGTAGGAGGCGGCAATATAGTGCTTCTCTTTGTTTCACTATTCGTGCTTGCTGCTGGCTCTTCAGGCACCAAAGCTTCCGTGCCATCGCATGGTGCTGATCAGTTCGACGAGAAAGACCCGAAAGAGTTGATTCAGATGTCCAGCTACTTCAACTTTGTCTTGCTAGCAGTCTGCCTTGGTGCTGCAGTTAGCTTAACATTTTTTGTGTGGATACAAGACAACAAAGGATGGGACTGGGGGTTTGGAGTTGGTGCTATTTCCATGTTGTTGGCTGTGATCGTTTTTATTGCTGGATTGCCTATGCACCGGATACATGTTGTTCAAGGATCTAGCACGGTGGTTGAAATTTTGCAGGTTTGCCCATATTGCTCACGAAAATGGAGTACAATAAAAACTATAGTACACACTTCCGTGGCCTGAACTGTTTCtagattatatatttaaatgatgaaGTTATTTTGTATTTCTGCCATTTGTTCTCTTGCAGGTGTATGTTGCCGCATTTCGTAACCGAAAGCTTCAACTTCCAGAAGATCCTTTAGACCTCTATGAGATTAACAAGGACAAGGAAGCTGCTATCGAAGCAGAATCTCTACCCCACAGAGATACTTTGAGGTAAAATCTCTGATTCGATAAacaaatattgatcaaaatataatttgttacTGCTGAACTGAATCCATATATGTATCTTAGACATGAAAACTTGTTTGTTCAGATTCCTAGATAAAGCTGCAATCCAAACATCTACAGAGAAGTTTTCAGAAGCTCCAAATCCATGGAAACTATGCAGGGTCACACAAgtagaaaatgcaaaaattttaCTTAGCATATTGCCGGTCTTTAGTTGCACCATTATCATGACCCTTTGCCTAGCTCAACTCCAAACTTTCTCAATTCAACAAGGACTCACCATGGACACCAGCATTACCAAATCTTTCAACATCCCCCCAGCTTCTTTACCAATCATTCCAGTCATATTCCTGATTATCTTAGTCCCACTATATGATCGCTTAGTCGTGCCATTTGCTCGTAAGTTCACAGGCCTCCCTACAGGTATAACTCACCTTCAACGTATAGGGGTTGGTCTAATTCTCTCGTCTATATCCATGGCCTCGGCTGCATTAATGGAAGTGAAGCGTAAAGACGTAGCAAGAGACCATAACATGCTAGATGCTATCCCTGTCTTACAGCCGTTGCCCATCAGTACTT
The DNA window shown above is from Populus trichocarpa isolate Nisqually-1 chromosome 4, P.trichocarpa_v4.1, whole genome shotgun sequence and carries:
- the LOC7476302 gene encoding MACPF domain-containing protein CAD1 — translated: MSLSSDALTTTLCNSIQALGRGFDVTSDIRLLYCKGATGSRLVHIDDEHTRDLDISHGVVLPNVSFDIDCSKENRSIERIPVCSFHEMAGQFNEKSGISGRIPLGSFNGMFNFTGSWQVDAAGTKSLAMVGHFIPLYKVQIAKVNLVLLEEVKRAVPSSWDPASLASFIESYGTHIVTSATIGGRDVVYIRQHQASPLSVSDIENYVKDIADQRFQDSTSTSIAAPLKYKDKDVTVIFRRRGGDDLEQSHAKWAETVQLAPDVINMTFTPIVSLLERVPGIKHLARAVDLYLEYKPPIEDLQYFLDFQIAKGWAPEQNNLQRKEPVCQSLQFSLMGPKLYISPDQVTVGRKPVTGLRLSLEGIKQNRLSIHLQHLVSLPKVLQPHWDAYVAIGAPKWQGPEEQDSRWFEPIKWKNFSHVSTAPIEYADTSIGDLSGVHIVTGAQLGVWDFGAKNVLHLKLLFSKVPGCTIRRSVWDHSPSNPSAQRTNGASSSVPNEKPSNDKKEDGHVGKLAKIVDMSEMSKGPQDVPGHWLVTGAKLGVDKGKIVLRVKYSLLNY
- the LOC7470187 gene encoding protein NRT1/ PTR FAMILY 4.5, with amino-acid sequence MQEKLEFVEGKVDWKGRQALKNKHGGLWASLLILVMFALESMATISLAVNFVTYFNGVMHFQIADAANMVTNYMGVSYILSIVAAVLADTLFGRHRTAVISGCLELMGLSLLAFQAHYAKLKPPPCNILDPTAHCEKVGGGNIVLLFVSLFVLAAGSSGTKASVPSHGADQFDEKDPKELIQMSSYFNFVLLAVCLGAAVSLTFFVWIQDNKGWDWGFGVGAISMLLAVIVFIAGLPMHRIHVVQGSSTVVEILQVYVAAFRNRKLQLPEDPLDLYEINKDKEAAIEAESLPHRDTLRFLDKAAIQTSTEKFSEAPNPWKLCRVTQVENAKILLSILPVFSCTIIMTLCLAQLQTFSIQQGLTMDTSITKSFNIPPASLPIIPVIFLIILVPLYDRLVVPFARKFTGLPTGITHLQRIGVGLILSSISMASAALMEVKRKDVARDHNMLDAIPVLQPLPISTLWISIQFFIFGIADMFTYVGLLEFFYSEAPKGLKSISTCFLWCSMALGYFLSTILVNIVNGVTKGSTKSGGWLAGNNINRNNLNLFYWLLSILSFLNFCVYLFVARRYTYRPQNSSLPSNENREAPANQEDRREN